ATCTTCTTTGATGGTACTCAGCGAGGGCTTTTCTCGCTCTTGTTTGGCGCGGGCATAATCTTGCTGACCTCCAAGCTGGAAGAGAGGGATCCAGTGAATGCCAGCGACATCTATATGCGCCGCAACCTTTGGCTGATCGGGTTCGGCATGGTCAATGTCTGGATTCTGCTGTGGCCTGGCGATATCTTATACACATATGGCGTCACCGCCTTGTTTGCTTACGGGTTTCGCAAGCTGATGCCGCGCTGGCTGATTGCCATCGGACTGGCTTCTCTCGCGCTTGTCGCGTTCAATAATTACAGTTTTGCGCAAGACAGTCTTGAATCGTACGAACAAGCGCAAGCAGCGCTGGCAGTGGAAAATGCAGGCGGAACCCTTACTGAGGAACAGACCGCTGCCATTTCCGCGTGGAGGGCCGCTGAGGCCGAGCACACCCTGTCCGCTGAAGCTGTCGCAGCCGATATCGCAGCGCACAGGAACGGTTGGCGCTCAACGCAAGAAGCCATCGCGCCCTTGGCAGTATGGTTGCAAACCACTCATCTTTATTATGCCTTTGGCGACGTCTTTGGAATGATGCTGATCGGAATGGCGCTGTTCAAACTGGGAGTCTTGACGCTCGCGCGGCCAGTCGCACTTTACGTAGGAATGGTTCTAGTAGGATATGGCATCGGTCTGCCGGTCAACGTAATGGAAGCCCGATGGATCGTGGACAATAACTTCAGTCTTCTCGCTTTCAGTCAGGCTAATGTTACCTTCGATGTCGGTCGCCTTTCCATGACACTGGGACACCTCGGCTTGCTCCTGCTGTTGTATCGATCGGGGTTGTTCGGCTGGCTGCGCAGATCAATGGCTGCTGTCGGCCAAATGGCGCTGACCAACTATCTGACACATAGCGTTGTGTGCGCGATAATCTTTACCGGCTTCGGGCTTTTCGGTGCCCTTCAAAGACATGAACTTTACTATATTTGGGCTTCGATCTGCGTGGTTCAGCTTGTCATCAGCCCGATATGGCTCAGGCACTACCGCTTTGGCCCGCTTGAGTGGTTCTGGCGATTGCTGACCTACTGGCAGAAACCCGGCTTTCGTAGACCGGCTGCTGCTTAAGCAGCTAGTTCGGGGAGATAGTCTTTAGCCGTCACTTGGCCCGGCAAATCCCGGTCTCGATGCGCTTGAATTGATCTCAGGGTTCGGATTGTCATTCCACCATGCGACGTCAGTCCACGGTCGCGCATCGATCTCATGCGTCCAGCAATTCTTAGGTTGCTGCGCCAGATGCCAGTATGTTTCCGCTAGCGATGCAGGATCAATCACACCTTCCTCGCCCTTCATGGCTTTGAACGCTTCAAATTTGTCACCCAGCAACTTGCCCAATGTGTCAGGTGCATCAACAGCACCATCAACCACGATATGCGCGATATGAATTCCCTGCGGGCCAAATTCAGCGTTTAATGTCTGGCACAGCATGCGCCGTCCGCCCATGGCGGCGGCATGACTATGCTGTCCAGCATTACCGCGGACTGCCGAAGTGGCTGATGTAACGAGCAGGCTGCCCCTGCCACGTTCTACCATCGCCGGGAACATCGCATGGGCGAGACGAAACACGCCGTAGCACCCGAGCCGCCATCCCAACTCAAACGTCTTGTGCGGCGTGTCATGCAGTTTGCGGTTACCGATTTGCGCGCCGAGATTGTAAAGCGCGCATTCGATTGGACCGATGTCGCTTTCAATTCGCTCGACCAGATCCTCGATAGTGCCATCTTCGGATGCATTGAGCAGGGCGCCGGTCGCGGTGCCGCCCGCTTCCTCGATCTGGCCGACAAGCCGCGCAAGCCCTTCTTCGTCGCTGCGCCGCGCCAGGACCGCATGATAGCCGCCGGCTGCAAATCGTGCGGCGGCATGTCCACCGATGCCAGCACCCGCACCGATGACAAGGAATACGGGTTTCTTTGAAGCCACTACGCTGCCCTCCCAATCGCGTGAGAGGGCAGTGTAGGCGCAGTCTCAGACCTTCGCCAGTGCCTGATCAAAATCCGCGATCAGGTCGTCCGGATCTTCAATTCCAATGCTGACTCGCACCAGGTTATCCGTGATGCCAAGCGCAGCCTTGCGTTCATCCGGAACACTCAAGTGCGTCATCGATGCAGGATGACTTGCAAGTGTCTCTGTGCCGCCAAGGCTTACAGCCAGCTTTGCCACCTTCAACGCATCAAGGAAGCGGAAGCATTCAGCCTCGCCGCCCTTGATAAAGACAGAGAAGGTGGAGCCCGCACCAAGGCAGTGGCGAGCATAGATGTCTTGCTGTCGCGGATCCTCGATCATGCCGAGATAACCGAGACCATCCACCTTCGGGTGGTTCTTCAGAAAGGCGCAAACCTTCTCGGCATTTTGGCCGGCGCGCTCCATGCGTAGCTCAACTGTCTCAAGCGAGCGTAGCAACATCCATGCGGTGTTCGGATCGGTGATTCCACCCATGGTGTTGCGCAGCGCGCGGATCGCATCAATGAAACGTTTCTTGCCTGATACACTGCCTGCAACAAGATCAGAGTGTCCGCCCACATATTTTGTCAGCGAGTACACCACCAAATCCGCGCCATGCTCAAGCGGGCGCGACCACAGCGGGCCAAGAAAAGTGTTATCGATCGCTATCGGACAGCGAGCCGGGTCAAAATGTTTGTCACGCGCCGCCTTGACGGCCTCGACATCGACGAGTGCATTCGTGGGGTTGGCGGGGCTTTCGAGATAAATCAGCGGCACTTCGCCGCCTTGCTCCTCGGCTTGAGCTTTGGCCTTCGCCAGCACAATGTCCAGTTCCTCAGGCGTCGCGCCAGCCGGGAAATCGACATATGTAACGCCGTATTTTGCCATGATCTTCGCGACGAAACCTTCGGACGCTGCATAAAGCGGTCCCGAATGGACGATCACGTCGCCTGCCTTGCATGCAGCTAGCATCAGAATTGCGATCGCGGTCATACCGCTGGAGAAGCTCAGCGCTTCTTCTGCGCCGTCCCAGATCGCAAGGCGATCTTCCAGAATCTCTTGGTTGGGCGCATTGAATCTCGAATAGACTAGGCCTTCTGCACCGCCTTCGCGTTTGCCGGTGATGCCTTCAAAATGTCGCTTGCCTGCCGCCGCGCTCTCAAACGCGAATGTGCTGGTGAGAAAGATCGGGGCTTTGAGAGAGCCTTCGGACAGAACAGGGTCATAGCCGTGGCCCATCATCAGCGTTGATGGCTTCATCGGCCGGCCATTGATGGTTGTGATCGGCTCTTTGGGCTTACGGCGAGGGGTTGGTTGGTCAACCGGGTCGATAGCGTCTGTCATTGAGGTCTTCCCATTGCGCGGGCGCTGCCGAAATGCTTTGCGATTGGCAAAGCCCGCAACGCTCCCAGGAAGGCAGGAGCTGAAATGTGGCGATCGGGCCCCCCGCTCCTAACCTCCGCAGGAACGCATCTGCATCGATGCCAAAAAAGATCACTCGCGCAGATACCGAGAAGTGCAATGCGCTTCAACCGGTTTCAGATGTAATCAACTGGCAATTGCAGCGATGCCCCAAACCATGAAGACGATCAGGAATATTCCCACGATGTCGAGCAGAGCCCCGGCCTTGACCAGACGTTGAATTTTGAGCCGCCCGGTCGACCAGGCAATGGCATTGGGCCCGGTCCCGGCTGGCAGGATAAAGCCCCAGCTGGCGGCCAGTGCAGCAGGCATGGCAAGCAGGATCGCTTGCTCGCCAAGGCCAAGCGCAGCGGCCAAACTGGCAATCACCGGGATGATCGCGCTGGCGGTTGCGACATTGCTGGCAAATTCGGTCACCAGCACCACCATTGCGACAATTGCGAGCGCGATCACAATCAATGGAACCACTTCCAGCGGCAGAAGCGCATTGCCAAGCCATTCTGCCAGTCCGGAGGCCTGCATGCCGGCGGCAAGTGCCAATCCACCGCCGAACATCATGATGACTCCCCAGGGCGCCCGATTTGCCTCGTCCCATCTGAGCATGGGGCGACCCTTGCCGTCTTCCTTGGTGCCGTCGGGCAGGAGGAACAACGCGAAGCTCGCCAGAATGGCGATTGTACCATCGGTCCAACTGCCCTCTGGCAGATAGGGTGCGACCCAACGCCGTGTCATCCAGAACAGGAACGTCACGACAATAACCGGGACAAGCCGTTTCTCGGCACTCGTCCATGGAGCATTGTCGCTGATCGCATTTCGCGCCGCGGCCATATCAAACGGATGCTCACGCACATTCTGAACCCAACTGATCAGAACTGCGGCGACGGGAACGCCAAGTATTACGACAGGCAGACCATAGAACATCCATTGCGCAAAGCTGATCTTGAGACCAATCATGTCATCCAGCAGCGCGACCGCGATGCCATTCGTTGGCGAGCCAACGATCGTGCCAAGTCCGCCGATACTTGCGGCAAAAGCGATGCCCATGGGAAGAGCGCCCGAAAGGCCTTCTTGTAGGCCTCCCGTTTTACTACCTGAGGCGTAGTTGGCTTCCGCTCCAGCCAGAACTGCTAACGCCATGGGCATCATAATCAGCGCGGTTGAAGTGTTCGAGATTAACATCGAAAGCAACGCGGCGCTGATCATGAAGGCGAGAAGAAGACGCGTTTGGCCGCCGCTCGTTCCAATTGCATTTAGGATCGCCAATGAGAGCCGTTTGTGCAGCCCGGTTCGTTCGATTGCTAACGCGATGAAAGCGCCGCCGAGCAAAAGAAACAGGATTGGTGCGTAGTAGGCGCTGGCTGTCTCCCGCGCATTCATTACCCCTGAAAGCGGCAGCACCACGAATGGCAGCAGGGCGGTGGCCGTCAGCGGAATCGCTTCAGTGATCCACCAGACAGCCATCCATACAACCAGTCCTGCTACGAGCCAGGCCTCTGTGCTCATGCCCGCTGGAGGTGCCGACAATGCGGTGATCGCAAAGGTGAGCGGGCCAAGTATCCGGCCAATCGATTGTGCTGTCATGCGGCGCTTTCTCTCCTTGCGCCTGCTCTAGCGAATTGGGCCTGCCAATGCGAGTGCACTGACAGGCCCTGCGTCAAGAAACGGGAGCAAACTAAATCTGCCCACGCCTTGAAGTGATTAGTTGGTCGATAGACATCCGTACTGTATCACAGCGACATAATTCGTCGTTTTCAAAATAAAGAAGGCGCAACCATCGCTGGCCGCGCCCCTTATTCAATGCAATTAAATTTCAGGTGAACAGGTTACTCGACCTCGCCGTCATTGTCTTGCCCTGGAAGGCTGATTGGATTGAAGATGACGGTTCCTGTGCGCGGCTTCGTTTGTTCGCGCGCGTTTTCGACACGCTGGGCTTGCTCACGCAGCAGACGCGCGGTGCCTTGGGGAATGCGGAAAGACTGTGTACGCTGGATACCATCGCGGCCATTAGTGACCACTTCGGAATAAGTCGGTTCGCGTACGCCGCCGGCTAGGTCAGCAATATCAGCTTCGTAAATCACGCTCTCAGTTGAAGCGGTCTTTGCAATTATCGCACCTACCTCTTCATTAGCATAACCATTGAGATGCGATCGGATGTCGCTGGGCCAATCGGCGAAAAAGTAAGG
The Altererythrobacter ishigakiensis genome window above contains:
- a CDS encoding DUF418 domain-containing protein encodes the protein MATTYSENLEHALGEPAVAPTRSNERIGALDFVRGWALFGILLMNITGFGLSNAYYNPLNNGGATGADLMSWQVIQIFFDGTQRGLFSLLFGAGIILLTSKLEERDPVNASDIYMRRNLWLIGFGMVNVWILLWPGDILYTYGVTALFAYGFRKLMPRWLIAIGLASLALVAFNNYSFAQDSLESYEQAQAALAVENAGGTLTEEQTAAISAWRAAEAEHTLSAEAVAADIAAHRNGWRSTQEAIAPLAVWLQTTHLYYAFGDVFGMMLIGMALFKLGVLTLARPVALYVGMVLVGYGIGLPVNVMEARWIVDNNFSLLAFSQANVTFDVGRLSMTLGHLGLLLLLYRSGLFGWLRRSMAAVGQMALTNYLTHSVVCAIIFTGFGLFGALQRHELYYIWASICVVQLVISPIWLRHYRFGPLEWFWRLLTYWQKPGFRRPAAA
- a CDS encoding SDR family NAD(P)-dependent oxidoreductase, producing the protein MASKKPVFLVIGAGAGIGGHAAARFAAGGYHAVLARRSDEEGLARLVGQIEEAGGTATGALLNASEDGTIEDLVERIESDIGPIECALYNLGAQIGNRKLHDTPHKTFELGWRLGCYGVFRLAHAMFPAMVERGRGSLLVTSATSAVRGNAGQHSHAAAMGGRRMLCQTLNAEFGPQGIHIAHIVVDGAVDAPDTLGKLLGDKFEAFKAMKGEEGVIDPASLAETYWHLAQQPKNCWTHEIDARPWTDVAWWNDNPNPEINSSASRPGFAGPSDG
- a CDS encoding cystathionine gamma-synthase family protein — translated: MTDAIDPVDQPTPRRKPKEPITTINGRPMKPSTLMMGHGYDPVLSEGSLKAPIFLTSTFAFESAAAGKRHFEGITGKREGGAEGLVYSRFNAPNQEILEDRLAIWDGAEEALSFSSGMTAIAILMLAACKAGDVIVHSGPLYAASEGFVAKIMAKYGVTYVDFPAGATPEELDIVLAKAKAQAEEQGGEVPLIYLESPANPTNALVDVEAVKAARDKHFDPARCPIAIDNTFLGPLWSRPLEHGADLVVYSLTKYVGGHSDLVAGSVSGKKRFIDAIRALRNTMGGITDPNTAWMLLRSLETVELRMERAGQNAEKVCAFLKNHPKVDGLGYLGMIEDPRQQDIYARHCLGAGSTFSVFIKGGEAECFRFLDALKVAKLAVSLGGTETLASHPASMTHLSVPDERKAALGITDNLVRVSIGIEDPDDLIADFDQALAKV
- a CDS encoding SLC13 family permease; protein product: MTAQSIGRILGPLTFAITALSAPPAGMSTEAWLVAGLVVWMAVWWITEAIPLTATALLPFVVLPLSGVMNARETASAYYAPILFLLLGGAFIALAIERTGLHKRLSLAILNAIGTSGGQTRLLLAFMISAALLSMLISNTSTALIMMPMALAVLAGAEANYASGSKTGGLQEGLSGALPMGIAFAASIGGLGTIVGSPTNGIAVALLDDMIGLKISFAQWMFYGLPVVILGVPVAAVLISWVQNVREHPFDMAAARNAISDNAPWTSAEKRLVPVIVVTFLFWMTRRWVAPYLPEGSWTDGTIAILASFALFLLPDGTKEDGKGRPMLRWDEANRAPWGVIMMFGGGLALAAGMQASGLAEWLGNALLPLEVVPLIVIALAIVAMVVLVTEFASNVATASAIIPVIASLAAALGLGEQAILLAMPAALAASWGFILPAGTGPNAIAWSTGRLKIQRLVKAGALLDIVGIFLIVFMVWGIAAIAS